The Microlunatus soli genome contains the following window.
TCGAGCGGCGAAGATCACCCAGAGCGGCGGTCATCGCTGCTCGTAGGACTCGGGCGTGTAGTCCGCGGACCGATCCCAGTTGCCGAAGACCCAGGCCTCGGCGCCGATCTTGGTGCCCTTCTTGCTGACCACGGCGCACGCGCGATCGCGTTCCTTGGTCATCTCGTCGTCCAGCTTCTGCAACGCGGCCTTGTAATCGGACTTCTTGTCGGTCAAGGCGGTCTGGACGATCTCGCCGAGATCGGGATGGACGTCGCGCATCGATGCCAACACCTGCGCGACCGCGGGATTGCCGACCTCCGGCGCCGGCGCGATCCGGACGTCGTCCTCCAGGTATGTCACGTTCTTCTTGTAGGTCGGGTGCGCATCGGAGGCGGCGACCTGATCGAGCAGCACCGGCGGCACGTCCATCGTCTCGGCCAGCTTCTTCTGCACCTCGACCGTGCTCAGCCGGAGCATCACGTCGGCGGCGATCTTGGCATGCTGGGAACTGCTCGCAACCCAGAACGGGCCGCCGGCCGGACCGCTGTAGACGAAGTTGCGCTTGGTCTGCGGCGTCGGCACGTGCCAGACGCCGATGCCGCGCTCGATCGACTCGGGCTCGTCGACGTTGAGGCCGCCGATGATCCAAGCACCCCAGGGATAGACGGCGACCTGGCCGGCTGCGAACCGGGCCCGGGCGTCCCGTGGTCCCATCGACGGCGAGGACGGGTGCACCGACTTGTCGGCCTGCAGGGCCAGCAGATAGTCGATCGCGTCCAGGAACGGCTGGCTGGAATAGGCGTACTCACCGGTGTGCCAGTCGATCGGACCGGCAGCACCGGCCGTCTGGGCCAGTCGGGTGACGAGCGCCTCCAGGTAGCCCGGTTCCTTGCCCGGAAGCACGATCCCGTACACGTCGTCGGTCTTCTTGGTCAGCGTGCGGGCCGCCGACCGTAGGTCGTCCCAGGTCGCCGGTGAGCTGTCCGGGTCGACGTCGGCGGCCTTCAGCAGCTCGGTGTTGGTCCACGGGATCGCGTCGTGCACCCGCCCGCTGAACACCGGGAAGGTGTAGATCTTGCCGTCGAAGCGATGGATGCCGTCGTAGAGGAAGTCTGCCACCGGGCTGCCGGCCACGTCGGCCAGGTCACCGATCGGCTGGA
Protein-coding sequences here:
- a CDS encoding ABC transporter substrate-binding protein; the encoded protein is MTNQGSSGRAAGFSRRSLLGLTATAGAGVALSACTGGGQTSEKAAGQAGGDTGSIAWWDQYRPLTKLFESDIFAGYMKEHAGVKITRREMEAADLGQALQLAKRSNQLPDVFSTAGLESAAAALVDEKWFQPIGDLADVAGSPVADFLYDGIHRFDGKIYTFPVFSGRVHDAIPWTNTELLKAADVDPDSSPATWDDLRSAARTLTKKTDDVYGIVLPGKEPGYLEALVTRLAQTAGAAGPIDWHTGEYAYSSQPFLDAIDYLLALQADKSVHPSSPSMGPRDARARFAAGQVAVYPWGAWIIGGLNVDEPESIERGIGVWHVPTPQTKRNFVYSGPAGGPFWVASSSQHAKIAADVMLRLSTVEVQKKLAETMDVPPVLLDQVAASDAHPTYKKNVTYLEDDVRIAPAPEVGNPAVAQVLASMRDVHPDLGEIVQTALTDKKSDYKAALQKLDDEMTKERDRACAVVSKKGTKIGAEAWVFGNWDRSADYTPESYEQR